The following proteins come from a genomic window of Hymenobacter canadensis:
- a CDS encoding DUF4198 domain-containing protein translates to MRYSFRTYIRLCLVGWTCLLAGTALAHEFWLLPTPFFVAPGTSLNLRVFVGENFSGERWAGKSSRITQLTHFAPTGPHDLRAAATTADTLHAAVTFREPGTHLVALATNNAFLTLDASKFNSYLKEEGLDYILLERQKRGSLNQPGREAYRRCATTLVQVGTPAALDTARAWSRPTGLPLELVPEQNPYTLKAGASLTVRVLAEGQPQAGQLVQIWQCSPGQPVRISKLYSNQNGRVLFRLTGAGQYLLSTVRMVPATLPEADWQSTWASLTFGFRPPAGR, encoded by the coding sequence ATGCGCTATTCGTTCCGTACTTACATCCGCCTTTGCCTGGTTGGCTGGACTTGCCTGCTGGCCGGCACCGCCCTCGCCCACGAGTTCTGGTTGCTGCCCACGCCCTTCTTCGTAGCGCCCGGCACCAGCCTGAATTTGCGGGTATTTGTGGGCGAAAACTTCAGCGGGGAGCGGTGGGCCGGCAAAAGCAGCCGCATCACGCAACTCACCCATTTCGCCCCCACCGGCCCCCACGACCTGCGGGCCGCCGCCACCACCGCCGACACGCTGCACGCCGCCGTGACGTTCCGGGAGCCGGGCACGCACTTGGTTGCGCTGGCCACCAACAACGCGTTTCTCACCCTCGACGCCAGCAAATTCAACTCCTACCTCAAGGAAGAAGGCCTCGACTATATATTGCTGGAACGGCAGAAGCGCGGCAGCCTCAACCAGCCCGGCCGCGAGGCCTACCGCCGCTGCGCCACCACGCTGGTGCAGGTCGGCACCCCCGCCGCCCTGGATACCGCCCGCGCCTGGAGCCGCCCCACTGGCCTGCCGCTGGAGCTGGTGCCCGAGCAAAATCCCTACACCCTCAAAGCCGGGGCTTCGCTCACGGTGCGCGTGCTGGCCGAGGGCCAGCCGCAGGCCGGCCAGCTGGTACAGATATGGCAGTGCAGCCCCGGCCAACCCGTGCGAATCAGCAAACTCTACAGTAACCAAAACGGCCGCGTGCTGTTTCGTTTAACCGGGGCCGGCCAATACCTGCTCAGCACCGTCAGAATGGTGCCTGCTACGCTGCCTGAGGCCGATTGGCAGAGCACTTGGGCGAGTCTCACATTTGGATTTCGGCCTCCTGCGGGGCGTTGA
- a CDS encoding STAS domain-containing protein gives MKYSIDKKETYTIITIDEKKLDTTVAPDLKSEFVKLNAEGINNLILDLSNVKYTDSSGLSSILIANRLCNSTGGLLVLTGLQDHVMKLITISKLESVLHILPTVEEGIDRIFLHAIERDLTSKE, from the coding sequence ATGAAGTACTCAATTGATAAAAAGGAAACGTACACGATAATTACGATTGACGAGAAGAAGCTGGACACTACCGTGGCTCCCGATCTGAAATCGGAATTCGTGAAGCTGAATGCCGAAGGAATCAACAACCTGATTCTGGACCTCAGCAACGTAAAGTACACCGACTCATCGGGGTTGAGCTCTATTCTCATTGCCAATCGTCTCTGCAATTCCACTGGCGGCCTGCTGGTGCTCACTGGCCTGCAGGACCACGTAATGAAGCTCATTACCATCAGCAAGCTCGAATCAGTACTGCACATTCTGCCCACCGTGGAAGAAGGCATCGACCGGATTTTCCTGCACGCCATTGAGCGCGACCTGACCAGCAAAGAATAG